A single region of the Mycobacterium lentiflavum genome encodes:
- a CDS encoding PPE domain-containing protein — MTSTLTVDYDELMQRADEVEAPVPGLPTENAQAPCLLRMAISATEQIGLSADNMRTFLRTGIEREWPKLADTIRQVAKAYEEVDESAATALDNETSVSAASYSFAAQELDQVVLTTTQAAQSFPPEYQDLKERAWQVEQTDLGASLDNFAAAWTAYQRTLLETVDRFRPFDTYDGEAAYALEQEMEQQRQWVYQMADLCQTMIAQAQTLASTQRWALSEHILDDYKLITYSYLVEFEAMYEKYPEYRDDYMQYYVKWQEKSDEVMEEYQNKAAMPLSPVNPATPPYVRAPSDSGGGGGLPSGNPSGNKPTDALPTDPGGGHGGTGAAAANAADTPTDETPANLPAYPGVVPPLSAGPGVKPASVSGGGMPAMPLQPPIQPDGVPRPTGAAPGTGVFGMGAGGRGAMGGGGGGMPMGGHGGQNQNEKKAKRVQQEDEVLYTEDRQWTAPVIGNRRRNDLPDGGEAPMPAAS, encoded by the coding sequence ATGACATCGACACTCACGGTCGACTACGACGAATTAATGCAACGCGCCGACGAGGTGGAGGCGCCAGTGCCGGGGCTGCCCACCGAAAACGCCCAGGCACCGTGCCTACTTCGAATGGCGATCTCGGCGACCGAGCAGATCGGGTTGTCCGCCGACAACATGCGCACGTTCCTGCGCACGGGCATCGAGCGGGAATGGCCCAAACTGGCCGACACCATCAGACAAGTGGCCAAGGCCTACGAGGAGGTCGACGAGAGCGCCGCGACCGCACTGGACAACGAAACGTCCGTGTCGGCGGCGTCGTACAGCTTCGCGGCCCAAGAGCTGGACCAGGTGGTGCTCACCACCACGCAGGCGGCGCAGAGCTTCCCCCCGGAATACCAGGACCTGAAGGAGCGAGCGTGGCAGGTCGAGCAGACCGACCTGGGCGCCTCGTTGGACAACTTTGCCGCGGCATGGACCGCTTACCAGAGAACGCTGCTGGAAACGGTCGACCGATTCCGCCCGTTCGACACATATGACGGCGAAGCGGCTTACGCGCTCGAGCAAGAAATGGAACAGCAGCGGCAATGGGTATATCAAATGGCGGACCTGTGCCAGACGATGATTGCCCAGGCCCAAACTCTCGCGTCGACCCAGCGCTGGGCGCTGTCCGAGCATATTTTGGATGACTACAAGCTGATTACGTACAGCTATCTCGTCGAATTCGAAGCAATGTATGAAAAGTACCCGGAATACCGCGACGACTATATGCAGTATTACGTCAAATGGCAGGAAAAGTCGGATGAGGTGATGGAGGAATACCAGAACAAGGCGGCTATGCCTTTGTCACCGGTCAATCCGGCGACGCCGCCCTACGTTCGCGCGCCGAGTGACTCCGGCGGCGGCGGTGGGCTGCCGTCCGGCAACCCGTCCGGCAACAAGCCCACCGACGCGTTGCCGACCGACCCGGGTGGTGGGCATGGTGGGACCGGTGCGGCGGCGGCAAACGCGGCCGACACCCCCACCGACGAGACGCCGGCCAATCTTCCGGCGTACCCGGGGGTAGTCCCGCCGTTGTCGGCTGGGCCGGGAGTCAAACCGGCGTCGGTGAGCGGCGGCGGTATGCCGGCGATGCCACTACAGCCCCCGATTCAACCCGACGGGGTGCCGCGGCCCACCGGGGCGGCGCCTGGGACGGGTGTGTTCGGTATGGGCGCCGGCGGACGCGGCGCGATGGGCGGCGGTGGCGGCGGCATGCCGATGGGCGGCCACGGCGGTCAAAACCAGAACGAAAAGAAAGCCAAGCGCGTCCAGCAGGAGGATGAGGTCCTCTACACCGAGGACCGGCAATGGACCGCACCGGTTATCGGCAACCGTCGACGCAACGACCTTCCCGACGGCGGGGAAGCCCCCATGCCGGCGGCCAGCTGA
- a CDS encoding EspA/EspE family type VII secretion system effector, whose protein sequence is MPEISDWAKGPFAFLGSVPAFTQGDYEKGAQGLVNSGGFLAFAAKRYRGDKETQEAFKAETKVLWYGILYIMSLQLLYMKATDTGKEFKTAKGDFEAAGQSLDAATAEDWGGWTGDGADNYNTQNDLQKTRAEAMSGLDADVYDILAKETKEVKRAVLNLGWEQTGLTCMIPICSMVYKTNPALSLKTQVTAVMCAVLASISIVKGTADDSSDNAGKLHKLRETYRSEGAGAAASLADLTSTSKSAAEVGPTTKSTVDQFETLNTAASFAAAATTPLAAPAASPSAAPAATPAAARVENIGGGVTASAPAASRGSYPVAGVSQAASPASTGAGVASQVTSTAKPAVPAKEQGAAGGDEGAERAPVDVAADGTQQAPSPVGRV, encoded by the coding sequence ATGCCTGAAATATCGGATTGGGCAAAGGGTCCCTTTGCATTTCTCGGTTCTGTTCCGGCTTTCACCCAAGGCGATTATGAAAAAGGTGCTCAGGGGTTAGTCAACTCCGGCGGCTTCCTCGCGTTTGCGGCCAAAAGGTACCGGGGTGACAAGGAGACCCAGGAGGCCTTCAAAGCAGAAACGAAGGTGCTCTGGTACGGGATCCTCTACATCATGTCTCTGCAGTTGCTTTACATGAAGGCCACCGATACCGGAAAGGAATTCAAGACCGCGAAGGGTGACTTCGAGGCGGCCGGGCAATCGCTCGATGCCGCCACCGCCGAGGACTGGGGCGGATGGACCGGCGATGGGGCGGACAACTACAACACGCAGAATGACCTGCAAAAGACCCGGGCCGAGGCGATGTCCGGACTTGATGCCGATGTTTACGACATCTTGGCGAAGGAGACTAAAGAGGTCAAAAGGGCCGTCCTGAATCTCGGGTGGGAACAGACGGGCCTCACTTGCATGATCCCGATTTGCTCGATGGTTTATAAGACGAATCCAGCACTTTCGCTGAAAACGCAAGTGACTGCGGTAATGTGCGCCGTTTTGGCCAGCATCTCCATCGTCAAGGGCACCGCCGATGATTCGTCGGATAATGCCGGAAAGTTGCACAAACTCCGGGAGACATATCGTTCCGAAGGCGCCGGGGCGGCGGCGTCGCTCGCCGACCTGACCTCAACCAGCAAGAGTGCGGCGGAGGTAGGTCCGACGACGAAGTCCACCGTGGACCAGTTCGAAACACTCAACACGGCCGCTTCCTTTGCCGCTGCGGCGACGACCCCGCTGGCCGCTCCGGCGGCGAGCCCGTCGGCCGCTCCGGCGGCGACTCCGGCGGCCGCTCGCGTCGAAAACATCGGCGGTGGTGTGACGGCGAGCGCCCCCGCCGCCTCCCGCGGGTCGTACCCGGTGGCCGGTGTCAGCCAGGCGGCGAGTCCGGCATCCACAGGGGCCGGAGTAGCTAGTCAAGTCACCTCGACGGCCAAGCCGGCGGTGCCCGCCAAGGAGCAAGGGGCGGCCGGGGGCGACGAGGGGGCCGAGCGGGCGCCCGTCGACGTCGCTGCCGATGGCACCCAACAAGCACCCAGCCCGGTCGGGCGCGTTTAG
- a CDS encoding ESX-1 secretion-associated protein, with protein sequence MTDLSVTPNYLEDLAKQQDRASGEIADATQDVAGTSDKLWYDHGVLCGYTAQALKALLRDRKYTGDTMKSVSEALAANLRQAAANYSATDEETGSALGQQVLHG encoded by the coding sequence ATGACGGATTTAAGCGTTACACCAAATTATCTCGAGGACCTGGCGAAGCAGCAGGACCGGGCCTCCGGAGAGATCGCAGACGCGACACAGGACGTCGCGGGGACCTCGGACAAATTGTGGTACGACCACGGGGTCCTGTGCGGGTACACAGCGCAAGCACTGAAAGCGCTCCTCAGGGACCGCAAATATACGGGCGACACGATGAAATCGGTGTCCGAGGCGCTGGCGGCGAATTTGCGTCAGGCGGCCGCCAATTATTCCGCCACCGACGAAGAAACCGGTAGCGCTCTCGGTCAACAAGTGCTGCACGGCTGA
- a CDS encoding secretion protein EspD, with translation MKDSFAALDFGDEPGDESGHDRSAALDFGDEPGYQTSDEWAFDAVPADEPAEPAVSGIEPRAIDTLPEDTGDTADTVAEEDEFSWERTTVTNPPETVSVTALMDGKTLRIDLAADAAGMTESELAAEILVIADVASQKASSVLHTLLLGSMQTQGLKDDGALAELLGARFLGLTSATRAAETQAEVFTTRYQLSAP, from the coding sequence ATGAAAGATAGTTTCGCAGCGCTGGATTTCGGCGACGAGCCCGGCGACGAGTCAGGTCACGACAGGAGCGCCGCGCTGGACTTCGGCGACGAGCCCGGCTACCAGACCAGTGACGAGTGGGCCTTTGACGCCGTGCCCGCCGACGAGCCGGCCGAGCCCGCCGTGAGCGGGATCGAGCCGCGTGCCATCGACACGCTGCCCGAGGACACCGGCGATACCGCCGACACCGTCGCCGAGGAGGACGAGTTCTCCTGGGAGCGGACCACGGTGACCAACCCGCCCGAGACCGTGTCGGTGACCGCGCTGATGGACGGCAAGACGCTGAGGATCGACCTGGCGGCCGACGCCGCGGGCATGACCGAGTCGGAGCTCGCGGCGGAGATCCTCGTCATCGCGGACGTGGCCAGTCAGAAGGCATCGTCGGTGTTGCACACCTTGTTGCTCGGCAGCATGCAGACGCAAGGGCTAAAGGACGACGGCGCCCTGGCCGAACTCCTGGGAGCGCGCTTCCTGGGTTTGACCTCGGCGACACGGGCAGCCGAGACGCAGGCAGAAGTGTTCACCACCCGCTACCAACTTTCCGCACCCTAA
- a CDS encoding YbaB/EbfC family nucleoid-associated protein gives MSTENAQLDDVLRHAQHIQSAMDEQLHQLNTRSFQGLDEAKTVAATVDGRQRLTDLHIQDGLLRLGPQVVAQRVNEAMANAQAAVTAADEAEQQRFFELMDDAAGSLKGILGFA, from the coding sequence ATGAGCACCGAGAACGCACAGTTGGACGACGTGTTGCGGCACGCGCAGCACATTCAGTCCGCGATGGACGAGCAGCTGCACCAGCTCAACACCAGATCATTCCAAGGGCTGGATGAGGCCAAGACCGTCGCCGCCACCGTCGACGGCCGCCAACGGCTGACCGACCTGCACATCCAGGACGGTCTGTTGCGGCTGGGCCCGCAAGTGGTTGCGCAGCGCGTCAACGAGGCGATGGCGAACGCTCAGGCGGCCGTGACCGCGGCGGACGAGGCCGAGCAGCAGCGGTTCTTTGAGTTGATGGACGACGCTGCCGGGTCTCTCAAGGGCATTCTGGGCTTCGCCTAG
- a CDS encoding gamma-glutamylcyclotransferase, with protein MPLYAAYGSNMHPEQMQKRAPHSPMAGTGWLHGWRLTFGGEDIGWEGALASVVEDPDSKVFVVLYDMTPADEMSLDRWEGSEFGIHKKIRCRVERTSSDTDTDPVLAWLYVLDAWEGGLPSARYLGVMADAAEIAGAPMEYVHDLRTRPARNIGPGTSA; from the coding sequence GTGCCGCTCTACGCCGCCTACGGATCGAACATGCATCCCGAGCAGATGCAGAAGCGGGCACCCCATTCCCCAATGGCCGGAACGGGCTGGTTGCACGGGTGGCGGCTGACCTTCGGCGGCGAAGACATCGGCTGGGAAGGCGCGCTGGCCAGCGTCGTCGAGGACCCCGATTCCAAGGTGTTCGTCGTGCTGTACGACATGACGCCCGCCGACGAGATGAGCCTGGACCGGTGGGAGGGCTCCGAGTTCGGCATCCACAAAAAGATCAGGTGCCGGGTCGAACGGACTTCCTCGGACACCGATACCGATCCCGTGCTGGCGTGGCTCTACGTGCTCGACGCCTGGGAGGGCGGGCTGCCGTCGGCACGGTACCTGGGCGTGATGGCCGATGCCGCCGAAATCGCGGGCGCACCAATGGAATACGTTCACGATCTGCGTACCCGCCCGGCCCGCAACATCGGCCCCGGAACTTCCGCCTAG
- a CDS encoding glycerol-3-phosphate dehydrogenase/oxidase, with protein sequence MLGPPHRAQAWERLGTEQFDVVVIGGGVVGCGCALDAATRGLKVALVEARDLASGTSSRSSKMFHGGLRYLEQLEFGLVREALHERELSLTRLAPHLVKPLPFLFPLTHRWWERPYIAAGIFLYDSLGGAKSVPAQKHLTRAGALRLSPGLKRSSLIGGIRYYDTVVDDARHTMTVARTAAHYGAVVRCSTQAVALLREGDRVIGVRVRDSEDGSVTEVRGHVVVNATGVWTDEIQALSKQRGRFQVRASKGVHVVVPRDRIVSDAAIILRTEKSVMFIIPWGSHWIIGTTDTDWNLDLAHPAATKADIDYILGTVNTVLATPLSHADIDGVYAGLRPLLAGESEETSKLSREHAVAVPAPGLVAIAGGKYTTYRVMAADAIDAASQFVPARVAPSITEKVSLLGADGYFALINQVEHVGELVGLHPYRVRHLLDRYGSLMDDVLALAADRPELLTPIKDAPGYLKVEALYAVAAEGALHLEDILARRMRISIEYPHRGVDCAREVAELVAPVLGWSAGDVNREVANYTARVEAEILSQAQPDDVSADELRASAPEARAEILEPVPLT encoded by the coding sequence ATGTTGGGCCCGCCGCACCGCGCCCAGGCCTGGGAACGACTCGGCACCGAGCAGTTCGACGTCGTCGTCATCGGCGGCGGGGTGGTGGGCTGCGGGTGCGCGCTGGACGCCGCCACCCGCGGGCTCAAGGTGGCGCTGGTCGAGGCCCGCGACTTGGCCTCCGGGACCTCGAGCCGCTCGTCGAAGATGTTCCACGGCGGGCTGCGCTACCTCGAACAGCTGGAGTTCGGGCTGGTGCGCGAGGCGCTGCACGAGCGCGAGCTGTCGCTGACCCGGCTGGCGCCGCATCTGGTCAAGCCGTTGCCGTTCCTGTTCCCGCTGACCCATCGCTGGTGGGAGCGTCCGTACATCGCGGCGGGCATCTTCCTCTACGACAGCCTGGGCGGTGCGAAATCCGTTCCCGCGCAAAAGCATTTGACCCGCGCCGGCGCGCTGCGGCTGAGCCCGGGGCTCAAGCGCAGCTCGCTGATCGGCGGGATCCGCTACTACGACACCGTCGTCGACGACGCCCGCCACACGATGACGGTCGCGCGCACCGCCGCGCATTACGGCGCCGTCGTGCGGTGCTCCACCCAGGCCGTCGCGTTGCTGCGCGAGGGCGACCGGGTCATCGGGGTGCGGGTGCGCGACTCCGAAGACGGCTCGGTCACCGAGGTGCGGGGGCACGTCGTGGTCAACGCGACCGGGGTGTGGACCGACGAAATCCAGGCCCTGTCCAAGCAGCGCGGGCGATTTCAGGTGCGCGCCTCCAAGGGCGTGCACGTGGTGGTGCCGCGGGACCGGATCGTCAGCGACGCCGCGATCATCCTGCGCACCGAGAAGTCGGTGATGTTCATCATCCCGTGGGGCAGCCACTGGATCATCGGCACCACCGACACCGACTGGAATCTCGACCTGGCCCACCCGGCGGCCACCAAGGCGGACATCGACTACATCCTGGGCACCGTCAACACCGTGCTGGCCACGCCGCTGTCGCATGCCGACATCGACGGGGTGTACGCGGGACTGCGCCCGCTGCTGGCCGGGGAGAGCGAGGAAACCTCCAAGCTGTCCCGCGAGCACGCCGTGGCGGTGCCCGCCCCCGGCCTGGTCGCCATCGCCGGCGGCAAGTACACCACCTACCGGGTGATGGCCGCCGACGCGATCGATGCCGCATCGCAGTTCGTTCCGGCCCGGGTGGCGCCGTCGATCACCGAGAAGGTGAGCCTGCTGGGCGCCGACGGCTATTTCGCCCTGATCAACCAGGTGGAGCATGTCGGCGAACTCGTCGGCCTGCACCCGTACCGGGTGCGTCATCTGCTGGACCGCTACGGCTCGCTGATGGACGATGTGCTGGCGCTGGCCGCCGATCGTCCCGAACTGCTCACCCCGATCAAGGACGCGCCGGGCTACCTCAAGGTGGAAGCGCTGTACGCCGTCGCCGCCGAGGGGGCTCTGCATCTCGAGGACATCCTGGCCCGCCGGATGCGGATCTCCATCGAATACCCGCACCGCGGCGTCGACTGCGCCCGCGAGGTCGCCGAGCTGGTGGCTCCCGTGCTGGGGTGGAGCGCCGGCGACGTCAATCGCGAGGTCGCCAACTACACCGCGCGGGTGGAGGCCGAAATCCTGTCGCAGGCCCAGCCCGACGACGTGTCGGCCGACGAGCTGCGGGCCAGCGCGCCCGAAGCGCGCGCCGAGATCCTCGAGCCGGTTCCTTTAACGTGA
- a CDS encoding pseudouridine synthase, with product MRPAPLPVRDGLGAARVRLHGGAVLAELTTRFGEQARAKVLAGEVVDAAGAVIDEATVLPTGASVYLYRDLPDEVPVPFDIPVLHRDDDIVVVDKPHFLATMPRGSHVAQTALVRLRKELGLPELSPAHRLDRLTAGVLVFTTRREVRGAYQMLFARGEVRKTYLAGAAVDPALVFPRLVRSRIIKRRSHLQAVCEPGEPNAETLVELLSPDGLYRLTPRTGRTHQLRVQMASLGLPIIGDPLYPKVIDVPAGDFSTPLRLLAQRIEFDDPFTGSRRMFLSRRTIEVGSGGGHDDAG from the coding sequence GTGAGGCCTGCCCCGCTTCCGGTACGCGACGGATTGGGGGCCGCGCGGGTACGGCTGCATGGCGGGGCGGTGCTGGCCGAGCTGACCACCCGGTTCGGCGAGCAGGCCCGGGCCAAGGTCCTGGCCGGCGAGGTCGTCGACGCCGCCGGCGCGGTGATCGACGAGGCCACCGTGTTGCCCACCGGCGCCAGCGTCTACCTCTACCGCGACCTGCCCGACGAGGTGCCGGTTCCTTTTGACATCCCGGTGCTCCATCGCGACGACGACATCGTGGTCGTCGACAAGCCGCACTTTCTGGCCACCATGCCCCGGGGCAGTCACGTCGCGCAGACCGCGCTGGTGCGGCTGCGCAAGGAACTGGGACTGCCCGAGCTCAGCCCCGCTCACCGGCTCGACCGGCTGACCGCCGGGGTGCTGGTGTTCACCACCCGGCGCGAGGTGCGTGGTGCCTACCAGATGCTGTTCGCTCGCGGCGAGGTGCGCAAGACCTACCTGGCCGGCGCTGCGGTCGATCCGGCGCTGGTGTTTCCGCGTCTGGTTAGAAGCCGAATCATCAAGCGCCGCAGTCACTTACAAGCTGTCTGTGAACCCGGCGAGCCCAATGCGGAAACGTTGGTGGAGCTCTTATCGCCGGATGGCCTCTACCGGCTGACGCCGCGCACCGGGCGCACCCATCAGCTGCGGGTGCAGATGGCGTCGCTGGGGTTGCCGATCATCGGAGATCCGTTGTATCCGAAAGTGATCGACGTGCCCGCCGGCGATTTCAGCACTCCGCTGCGATTGCTGGCTCAGCGCATCGAGTTCGACGATCCGTTCACCGGCTCGCGCCGGATGTTCCTCAGCCGCCGCACAATCGAGGTCGGCTCCGGTGGCGGTCACGACGACGCAGGATGA
- a CDS encoding cation-translocating P-type ATPase, with protein sequence MFTLVEPDPALLDPPVVVQRLRTDSEAGLTAHEAARRLVAVGPNDIERVPPLARWKKIISQFRSPLIYLLLAALLASLAVWAIEGAAEWPVDALVIGVILVLNAALGYGQQAHAEHAVDALARMTATTATVVRDGTECRIAASEVVPGDVLLLTEGDAVAADARLVTADGLEVLESALTGESEPARKDPRTLAEPTALDEKAGMVFKGTAVAKGVGRAVVTATGMATQTGQIAGLVRAVDDTATPLQREIDRASRVLGIAVLVLGAVVIASIFVVFGVHRAHDVVTAVLLGVSLAVAAVPEGLPAIMSVVLALGTRRMAEENAVVKQLSSAETLGSASVVCSGKTGTLTTGEMTIVRVLTPIGEVSVTGAGYRPQGRFEHDGVPLREGENLWRQTRLVLGDNAAGATASLREQDGQWIAEGDPIEAAFLVAQTKLGTGPATQRTSTRVTKGEPNAVLDRCTHLRIGDRLVPLDDSTKATIRCGAERLTSDALHPVAVAYPAATDQPGGPLAYVGMVGITDPARPGAATAIADAHRAGVRVVMITGDHPRAAARIARELGIDDHESAVSGAEIAAQDDDQLRQTVRRHSQYTQLDAADKLRIIGALQADHEIVAVTGEGTNDAPALKSADIGIAMGRTGTEVAKEAANMILADDNFATIVRAIREGRGIFSNIKKSLRYLLSSNMGEVLTVFFGVVLAGAIGLSQAHTVALPLLATQILWINLLTDGAPALALGADPQTEDLMSLPPRAASDRVIDARMWNNIVVIGAAVAAATLLTIHLYVPGGPMPASLDTARTAGFTVLVLSQLFNTLNARSETQTVFRGLFANGWLWAAIAFSALLQVAVVQLPLLDTAFTTEPLSPGQWLVCLAMSSTVLWVSEIRKVILRRRDRHRSRPRLCGG encoded by the coding sequence GTGTTCACCCTGGTCGAGCCTGATCCCGCGCTGCTGGATCCGCCGGTCGTCGTCCAACGGCTCCGAACGGATTCCGAAGCTGGCCTGACCGCGCACGAGGCCGCTCGCCGACTCGTCGCGGTGGGACCGAACGACATCGAACGCGTCCCGCCGCTGGCGAGGTGGAAAAAGATCATCAGCCAGTTCCGCAGTCCGCTGATCTACCTGCTGCTGGCCGCACTGCTTGCCTCCCTTGCGGTCTGGGCCATCGAGGGAGCCGCCGAATGGCCGGTCGATGCATTGGTGATCGGCGTCATTCTGGTACTCAACGCCGCCCTGGGTTACGGACAGCAGGCCCACGCCGAGCACGCGGTCGATGCCTTGGCGCGGATGACGGCAACGACCGCGACCGTCGTTCGCGACGGGACCGAATGCAGGATTGCCGCAAGCGAAGTGGTGCCCGGTGACGTGCTGCTGTTAACGGAGGGCGACGCCGTGGCCGCCGATGCCCGGCTGGTGACGGCGGACGGGCTGGAGGTGCTGGAGAGCGCGTTGACCGGGGAAAGTGAGCCGGCCCGCAAGGATCCGCGGACTCTGGCCGAGCCGACGGCGCTGGACGAGAAAGCCGGCATGGTGTTCAAGGGCACGGCGGTCGCCAAGGGTGTCGGGCGGGCGGTGGTGACCGCCACGGGGATGGCAACGCAGACAGGTCAGATCGCCGGCCTGGTGCGCGCCGTCGACGACACCGCGACGCCCCTGCAGCGTGAGATCGACCGCGCCAGCCGCGTTCTCGGGATCGCCGTGTTGGTTCTCGGCGCCGTGGTGATCGCGAGTATTTTCGTCGTCTTCGGCGTCCACCGTGCCCATGATGTGGTCACCGCGGTGCTACTCGGCGTCTCGCTGGCGGTGGCCGCCGTGCCCGAGGGGCTGCCGGCCATCATGTCGGTCGTGCTGGCGCTGGGAACGCGGCGGATGGCCGAGGAAAACGCCGTCGTCAAACAACTTTCGTCGGCGGAAACGCTGGGATCGGCGTCGGTGGTCTGCTCTGGCAAGACCGGCACCCTCACGACCGGGGAGATGACGATCGTGCGAGTCCTCACCCCGATCGGGGAGGTGAGCGTCACGGGTGCCGGATACCGGCCGCAAGGCAGGTTCGAGCACGACGGGGTCCCGCTTCGGGAAGGTGAGAACCTTTGGCGCCAAACCCGATTGGTGCTCGGCGACAACGCGGCCGGCGCAACTGCCTCGCTGCGAGAACAGGATGGTCAGTGGATTGCCGAGGGTGATCCCATCGAGGCGGCCTTCCTGGTTGCGCAGACGAAGCTCGGCACGGGGCCGGCAACACAGCGCACCTCGACGCGGGTGACCAAGGGTGAGCCCAATGCCGTGCTGGACCGCTGCACACATTTGCGGATCGGCGATCGACTCGTTCCGCTCGACGACTCCACGAAGGCGACCATCCGTTGCGGCGCAGAGCGGCTCACCAGCGACGCGTTGCATCCGGTCGCGGTGGCCTATCCGGCAGCAACTGACCAGCCCGGCGGACCGCTGGCGTATGTGGGCATGGTCGGCATCACCGATCCCGCTCGCCCAGGAGCCGCGACGGCCATCGCCGACGCCCATCGAGCCGGGGTCCGGGTCGTGATGATCACGGGCGACCATCCCCGGGCCGCGGCACGAATCGCGCGCGAACTCGGAATCGATGACCACGAGTCGGCGGTATCCGGCGCCGAGATCGCCGCCCAGGACGATGATCAGCTCCGGCAAACGGTGCGCCGGCACTCGCAGTACACGCAGCTGGATGCCGCCGACAAACTGCGCATCATCGGCGCCCTACAGGCCGACCACGAGATCGTGGCCGTGACCGGCGAGGGGACCAACGATGCACCCGCCCTGAAATCGGCGGACATCGGGATCGCCATGGGCCGCACCGGCACTGAAGTCGCCAAAGAAGCGGCGAACATGATTCTGGCCGACGACAACTTCGCGACGATCGTGCGGGCCATCCGCGAGGGACGCGGCATCTTCTCCAACATCAAGAAGTCCCTGCGCTATCTGTTGTCCTCCAACATGGGGGAGGTCCTGACCGTGTTTTTCGGGGTGGTCCTGGCCGGCGCGATCGGCCTGTCGCAGGCGCACACCGTGGCGCTCCCGCTGCTGGCCACCCAGATTCTGTGGATCAACCTGCTCACCGATGGCGCTCCGGCCCTGGCCTTGGGCGCGGACCCGCAAACCGAGGACTTGATGAGCCTGCCGCCCCGGGCGGCGTCCGATCGGGTCATCGACGCGCGGATGTGGAACAACATCGTCGTGATCGGCGCGGCGGTCGCGGCCGCGACACTGCTGACGATCCACCTCTATGTCCCGGGCGGCCCGATGCCCGCGTCGCTCGACACGGCCCGCACTGCCGGCTTCACCGTGCTGGTGCTCAGCCAGCTGTTCAACACCCTCAATGCCCGCTCCGAGACGCAAACCGTGTTCCGTGGCCTGTTTGCCAACGGCTGGCTGTGGGCGGCGATCGCCTTCTCGGCATTGCTACAGGTGGCTGTGGTGCAGCTGCCGCTGCTGGATACGGCCTTCACCACCGAGCCGCTGTCCCCGGGCCAGTGGCTGGTGTGCCTGGCCATGTCCAGCACGGTGCTGTGGGTCAGCGAGATCCGCAAGGTCATCCTGCGTCGTCGTGACCGCCACCGGAGCCGACCTCGATTGTGCGGCGGCTGA
- a CDS encoding DUF5994 family protein: MVADNRDSRLQLKPYRALSEHLDGAWWPRSQNLVDELPDLVTSVSDRLGQVVMVGYRRNGWDETPPLAEIAGHPIELLGFSSDEPASVILIGEDGRHLTLHVIRPDTDEEVAREALAETQVPADAAPASGSTVARSVADVADKLARHEGLDDDRRTAQIKAWCEEAAQQFVSAPVQTFVPILVEHIVRNRIIESRRKASSAGSASGR; encoded by the coding sequence GTGGTTGCCGATAACCGTGATTCGCGATTGCAGCTCAAGCCTTACCGGGCCTTGTCGGAGCATCTCGACGGGGCGTGGTGGCCGCGGTCGCAGAATTTGGTCGACGAGTTGCCCGACTTGGTGACGTCGGTGTCCGATCGACTGGGGCAGGTCGTGATGGTGGGTTACCGCCGTAACGGCTGGGACGAAACGCCGCCGCTGGCCGAGATCGCCGGGCACCCAATCGAATTGCTGGGCTTCAGCAGTGACGAGCCGGCCAGTGTCATCCTGATCGGCGAAGACGGCCGTCACCTCACACTGCACGTCATCCGGCCGGACACCGACGAAGAGGTTGCCCGCGAAGCGTTGGCCGAGACGCAGGTACCCGCCGACGCCGCACCGGCCAGTGGTTCAACGGTTGCGCGATCCGTGGCCGATGTCGCGGACAAGCTGGCCCGTCACGAGGGGCTTGACGACGATCGGCGCACCGCCCAGATCAAGGCCTGGTGTGAGGAGGCCGCCCAACAATTCGTCTCCGCGCCGGTCCAGACCTTTGTGCCGATCCTCGTCGAACACATCGTGCGCAACCGCATCATCGAGTCCCGGCGCAAGGCCTCGTCGGCCGGCTCGGCGAGCGGCCGATGA